From one Lycium ferocissimum isolate CSIRO_LF1 chromosome 5, AGI_CSIRO_Lferr_CH_V1, whole genome shotgun sequence genomic stretch:
- the LOC132056726 gene encoding uncharacterized protein LOC132056726 has protein sequence MASSSKSQKSVKNYFTKVPKSSLDSHDQPNPEENVNHSEVPLLSSQEFDLNSLKHDPGEITQILDFHPNHRDVIRREYLRRGPCQPRLKAYPKTKVSRYMRRFNP, from the exons ATGGCTTCCAGTTCcaag TCTCAAAAGTCAGTGAAGAATTATTTTACCAAAGTTCCAAAATCAAGTTTGGACTCTCATGATCAACCTAATCCAGAAGAAAATGTCAACCACTCAGAAGTACCATTGCTTTCTTCTcaagaatttgatttgaattctTTAAAGCATGATCCGGGTGAAATAACTCAAATCTTGGACTTTCATCCAAATCATCGTGATGTCATTCGAAGAGAATACCTTAGGAGAGGTCCTTGTCAACCTCGGCTTAAAGCGTATCCTAAAACAAAAGTTTCTAGATACATGCGTCGTTTTAATCCTTAG